From the genome of Phoenix dactylifera cultivar Barhee BC4 chromosome 17, palm_55x_up_171113_PBpolish2nd_filt_p, whole genome shotgun sequence:
GAGAGGTTGTAGATGCTAGATCGGATCATTAAAAAGAGATTTTAGAAAAAGTGTGTAAATTTTGGAGAAAACTTCACCATGTTACTTTGGAATTTATTTCTTGATATGACATAACCGTTAATTTCTGAAGCGCAAGAAAGGAATAGTAAAACTAGCATTTACGAATTATCAAAGATTTAGTTTTAGCTATAAAATTAACATAATGTTTCAATAAATATTGAGTAGCAACCCTTAACCCTATGTTACAAAAACGTATTCTTACCTACTGCCGATTCATTGTTAAAATAATTCCTCTTCAAATGCATGTCTTGAGACAATTTCAATAAATCATCGAAGACCTAATTTTATCCATAAAATTAGAATGATGTTTCCATAAAAGCTGAGCAGAGATCCTTACCGCTATATCATTATAGAATATTCGTTACAAATTACAAATGAAATGCTGTGTGACATGTCCATTATGAGCATTTCGAAActagtttcaatttttttctaaaataatctCTCTCAAATGCATGCACCATGCCAATTACTACCTATAGCTAACATAAGCATTTAGAACCTACTCCCACTTTTTCTTGGAATAGTTCTCAATTCTCATTCCACTGCTTTCATCGTACCAACGTCCTGCCATAACTAACATCAATATTGAATACAAGATGTATAACTagtgatttttctttttgagggatGAAAAGTTGAAAGAGAATAAAGATTTAAGATTTGTCATTTGTATCTCCCTTGCAGCAAGTTCCTCTTAAAATTATTACTGTTATTTCATTTAAGATAAATTTCTTAACATTAATATCTCATCTTTTTCTGTCACACAAATActaatattttagatatttgcaTTCTTCATTATCTCAAAACATTTTCCAATCTTTTTGATTGAGATAATATCAACTTACCTTTCCTCAACCCTTCCCATTGAGATTGTGTATATAGACTAACTCAGACATTTTATGATAGAAGATATTTCAATTTCCTTGTCTATTGATCAACATTAAGATTTTACTGACAATTATAAAATTCAAATGTAATGGCCCTTGTatgtacttcttttttttttacattgatAAATCATGACCAACAAGTTATTGACCAGAGACCAAAGCAGATGACTTAGTgcataacaaaaaaaagaaaagctcattAATGATTCAAGTTTCATGGCGTTGTAAGCAATGAGCCCTAGTGAGTAGGAGAAGACCAAATGAAGAATTAAAGTAGTAATAGTCTCTAGAGAATCACAACATCTCATCACTAATCTCACTGTtgataaagatttaaaataacGTAGAGATTGGCCCCTATGGTTAGCTTTCCAATACGTTACCGACAAAGCGAGAGCAAACGACGGCGAGCCCTCGTGAGCCGCACCGCATCATACGACCCGTACTCCATCCCACGCCGAAACGAACCCGCTCGCCAGCTTCACATCCGGTGAGACTAAGCGCGATCCCATGCCCCCGGTTCCAAGAGCCCCCAGGTTTTCAAAAGCCAGCCTATATGACTTCTCAAAACAAAGTCTGAACCGAACTCTTATGTCTCAATTTGTACTTCAAAAAAGCTTGCATGCAAATTAAAGCTTGTATCTCGCCTACATTATTAGGTTTtatggagatttttttttttttttggctgcaaTGGATGACTCATATAATTATAACACGAATAAATATAGATTATTTTACCATTATTAGTTTATATAATTAGTTTTTGAAATACCTAAAAAATAACAACGCAGAGTTGGATTTGAGTAGGATGGAATGTATCAAATAGGTTTTGgccatgttgaaatcaccacttgtcccaAAAGTTTAAACTGAtaggatgagatagatttatttatatattttaattttcttatacTCTTTCTCACATGTGGGCCAGATTTTTCTTTAACAGAGTTAAAGAGTGTGGAGATAGAGTTTCAACTCAGCATCTCTgatctgataccatgttgaaattactatttatcctaaaagcttaagctgataggatgaaatagattttttaatatatttttatttttttacaataTTAAAGTGTTTGAAATGATCTAAAATGAGTTCTTGTTCCAAAAAGAATTAAGGTCAAGAGATACTTATTCGTGGAGAAATTGTTATAGATTATTGGATAGGATTAGATATGAATGGAAGATATAATATTTATCCCAACTTAATCCAATCTAATCCTTTTACCACTCCTGGCCCCCTATCAAATTTTAAAGTTTAAAAGATAGGAAAGGAATGGAGTTTAGGATACCGGAGGAGGCCTCTATCCAAGAATAACAAACAAACGGAGAGTTAAAAGATGGCTATTTTCATACCAGCCGTACCTCTCGATAGCCAATCAACCTCTATTCCAAGAacacaacaaaagaaaaagcctagaaaattaataaatcattaaaaaattattcttttttttggtaattaTGACCAAATCCAGGACCATTTCCCTTCCCACCTCCTCTATATATTCCTCTATAGCCCCCTTCtatcttccctcctcctctctttctgcTTCCCAGAacccaaagaaaagaagaaaggaagagggagaagtgtaggtttgtgagagagagagagagagagagagagagagagagggagggagggaaatGGGAAGTGGAGCGGGGACGGGGAAATGCAGCACGATCAGGCACATTGTGAGGCTGCGCCAGATGCTGCGGCGGTGGCGGATGCGGGCGTCGTCAGCGTCGTCGGCGCGGGCGGCGCCGGCGGACGTGCCGGCGGGGCACGTGGCGGTGTGCGTGGGGAGCAGCTCGCGGAGGTTCGTGGTGCGCACGGCGCACCTGAACCACCCCATCTTCCGGCAGCTCCTCCGGCAAGCCGAGGAGGAGTACGGCTTCTCCTCCCTCCCGGGACCCCTCACCCTCCCCTGCGACGAGTCCCTCTTCGAGCACATTCTCCGCCACCTCTCCTCCGCCTCTTCGTCTCGTTTCCTCAGTCTCGAGGACTTCCAGAAAAGCCCGCCGGCGTCCTCCTCTTGcttgtgctgctgctgctgctgctgccatgCCGGCCACCGGAGCGGCGGCGGGTGGCATGTTGCCGaatccctccctctcctccgcgCGGAGAAGCCGGTCTGGTGACTCTCTGAGGCATTACATCAAACAGCTTGGGTTCATggagattttcttttattattttgtcTTCCTTTACTCTCCTCTCTCTAGGATTGACAGGAGATTGTTTGGTGGGATGACCGGTGGTTGCATTggtctatttttaatttttagttttagtttttttcCCCGAAAAATCGTAGCTCCAGAGGAGGTGAAGAGAGATGGCAAAGAAGCGATCGAGCCGAGTCGTCCCTCGTCGAATTGGAGGAAGAATCGATTAAGTCTTCGAaccagaggaggaggaggaggaggaggaggaggaggaagaagaagaagaagagggagagagctTGGTTGATCTCTCTTTGTAAATAATAATGTGATTGTCTCTAATGAATTATTATTAACATAACCAGTTGCATCTTAAACTTCTTTATAAACCCTTACGAGTTTGGTAAGTACTTGGATTTTGGATCTTGGTTTTGTAAATAATAATGTGATTATCTCTAAtgaattattatcattatattaaACTTGTTTATAAGCCATTATGTAATTGGTATGTAATGGATTTTGGATTTTGGATTTCGGATCCGGGTCCGAATTCATGTAAGGCCGAATGGGAACACGTGGTGGTGAGTGGGATGCCTTTGGCTTCCTCACATGAAAAGTGAAAAGGTCATGAGATGGTGCACCATAAACATCATTATTtaatgctattatttctctttgTGATTCTTTTATTGGTGCTTACGTACGGTCAATGCTGTAGTAGCACATGGACTAAGACCTAGGGATTGAATTGGACCAATTAGtgacctttcttgttcttccaaTAGAAGGTTTGCCTTTGACAAAGTACCATGGATTCATGATATGAGGGGTATTagaccttttcttttttttttttgttagaacGGTCACTCATGCTAGAGAAAACAGTGTACAGCAAGAAGGGCAAGAGCCGAATCCAGTCTGCTGCATTGTTCGTTTTTCGATAGACATGAAAAATTTAAAAGGTACCATACTCTTCTGTGAGGCTACGAACATCTCGAAGGATCGGGTGCCAAAAGGGTATTAGACTTGAACATAACTTTGTAGTTTTGAAAGCAGTATCATTCTCACACAAGATGAGAACTATTTTTGAGAGTTTTTGAGGGGAGGACAGAAAAAAGGAGTACAAAGTCATATGTAGAACATCAATAATGTGGGCATGTGCACCTGCACCATCACTAGGAAACTACTATTTTTTTGAGAATGATTGAGAAGACCAAGATTTTGATGGACGGATTGTCTTGGTACTATGCAAGTCATTTGAGAATAATTCTTTTAAACTCTTCATTAGATAATTTATGATAGGCAATTATTTGGATAACTTTGGGTTGAGTCAATTTACGATGATAATATGGATTGACACTTTGACCCAACTCCAATCAAAATTACCCATACTATACTTCACATGATCCCATCCAAATTAACTGTTGCAATTATTGCCAATTCAAGGTGAACTAAAATACTTGAATTAGAACAGACAAATCACTAGCTCTCAAAATTTATATCTTACAACTATGACCCAATCCAACTAAACCTGACCTAATCCGAAGAAACTGGATCCTCATGATTTGAGCAAGGTCTAAGCTTTCACTTACACCCGATACCTATATAAGCTGAGCAAAATGTTTAACCTAAACACAATTGAGAAATTGAGAAACATTTTGATCGTAACCCTGCCTAGACAAGGTCAAGTCGGGTCCTCAAGTTGGCTTAGTTTCTGTCAGTGAGTCATCCATCCTCGTGTCTTCAAGAACCTTTGGGTTGCAAGGAATTCTTTATTGGAAAagtgaaaaagagaaaaaaatgtaAAACATTTTTCAAAATGATCTATTCTCGAGGTTTCGTTAGACTACCATGTCCATACTTTAAATTGACTTCCCAAATTTTGGTTAGGGGGATgcaagcagaaaatattttgcaACGATATCGTCTATATTTGTTATTTAGACCCCATTTGGCAGTATTTTTGGAgagccaaaaaatattttttaagttcttttgAAGGGATGCACAACTGAGGACCGACCGCTGATCCATAAGATTCGCAGACTATTGGAAGAGTGCCACTCCCACCAAATCTTACACGTCTACAGGAAGGTAAACGAGGCTGCTGACTGGGTTGCTTCCTTTGCAGCCCATCATTCTAATGGGTTTATCTGGTTAGACAGTGGTTGTTTTTTGACTTTGTTGGCTGCATCCATACTCATTATGTGTGAGTCGCCGTtgcactaatttttttttttgatatattcggtaaaattttaaaacagctTTATGGTTcttccaaaaattaaaaaagatctACCAGCTCCAATATGTAACTTTTGGACAAAAGCTCCATTTGAGATGTGTTTAGAAAGTTATTTTTTCCCCCATAGACTTGCCTTTAAGTCGTGACAACAAAACTTTtttaacaaattaatttaaaatacttTAATAATTAACAATTTTTCTAATAAcacttttaataatataatacaacacaacacaatataataaaatataatataatatagttatcattattattctattagaatatgattataaaacaataatattataataatataatattattataacatattgaaataataatatcattttattattgtataattataatatcatcataatataataatatgataaatatattattatattttataataaattaaaatatttataataatagttTTATAGTATAGATAAttagataattaaaatattataaaactaaaagcaatttcTCAATTTAGTTATCAAACAAATATTAAAGTTTCACGACACTAGTTaccaaataataaatatttttttattaaaaattttagtaATGAAAGCTCAAGCTTTACAAACAAAAATTCTAGGATCTATGCTAATATCAAATAGTGGCTTATTAATTTAAAGGATTGTTTGGTGCACATATTTGGAGGTTCTTAGCTAGAGAACCCACCACCTTGGGTCCCCTGATAGAGCATTCCTCCTCCTTCCAGAGTGCACCCCTCTCCGTCGTACGTGCTAAATTTCCTCGCCATCCATACTTTTCCAACTTGTGCATCCTGTTACCACGAAAGGACCTGCTCCTCGCCAGTTGCATCGTCCTCCAACACACAAGAGCGGCCCAatgtatttgggggcctaaggccgtTTTGTCTTTGAGGTCTTCTCTGTAGTGGGCTGGCCTAAGGTGAACTCACAGGGgggctttttttctttccattttgtctttgaggccttcttTGGGCCGGGGTCTTAGGCGACCGTCTTAGTCGCCTAAGGGTTGGGCCGGCCCTGCCAACACACCCAACTCCGCGTGCATTGCCACCACTCCTATGTCCCCTCGCCGGAGCCacttctctcctcctccctctctctcctccccatCGAGTCCGGTCATTGCTCGTTGGAGTCTTGTGTCGTTCCGTGATCTGACGGATGATAAGCATGCCAGCCCCGCTCCTCTTCTCGAACCCCTCGTCCCTTGTCTCCCTACTCCATTGTTATCCATCAGATCCGGGTCAAAATGGCCTTAGGTCGAAGTGCTCCTTCATCTTCTCATTCTCGTCCATGATCCGACCCTCATCCATGAGGGTGGAGGAGCCTAGAGTAGTGGGGCTCTAGTGACAACGGGGTCGGGTGGTGACATTGGGAGTGGAGGGTGGATATGCCGGGGGTGTAATAACTCGGTTCTTTTGGGCTCGTGGGCCAGCCTGGAGTGGCCAGGCCTAGCCCGACCTTGTCTAGCCTAGCTTGTGGGCTTGTGGGGCCGGCCCGAATAAGCTAGGCCTATCGACCCGTGCTCGACATGTGGGAGAATCGGGGAAGAAGACTCCAGTTGGGAGTTTTCTTCCTTCCAATTCTGGCAGAAAAGAAGACTTCTCGAGGGCAGTCCGAGTTCGAATCGAGCACAAGGATCTTGCATATTTAacttgcctcctcctcctttgattTTCTCTACCCAAATCGCTGAGAACCGTCCCAATTCAAGCTCCTTTTCTCGGAGTCTCCTCCTTGATTCCTCGCCGAAGACCTCACCAGATATTTGCTGGACCGAGGTAAGACCCAAGccactcctcctctcttcttcttccaatcATCTAGCTGTGTTTTTCTTTGAATTAAGCTGGCAAGTCACCGGGATCCATCCGAAACAAGGGTGCCCTGTTTCGGCGTCTCTTCCTCCCATGATTAGGCTGAGATTGATCATCCCTTACTCTTTGCTTTCTTCCTTGGTTTGTCGACCCCCATCGACAGTGGCTTGTTTCTCAGGGTCATCACCGTTGCCATTGCCAGAGGCTGTTGTAGGTCATCGTCCATCAGCTCTTCCATGGCTCGGTTTgagaaggagaggggagagagagagagagtctcccctattttgagaagagaaagaaggctctctcttctctctacttttctctctcctttatctcttttatttctctctctacctaGATTGTCTCTCTCTAGAATTGTTGGACCTAGTAAGGGCAGTGACTTTTGGTCGCTCTAGTGAAGAGCCCTAGTCCATGGTCATCGAGCGGCATGTCAGCCCCACACCACAACACTTACTGAACACATTTGAATTTCATCATCATTAATCTTATTGAGCTATTTATATTGAAGCATAACTCTTGAGTTGACTGGCTTGATTGGCCAGAGCGGACCAACCCGAATCGTCAAATGCTGCTACCTAGTCGACCCTATCAGTCCTGTACCCAACTATTGTTAGCTACTATTTGGACCCATAATTGATAActcctgatctattttcttgaTTTGATATATGTTTCTTAATCAGATGAATTGAATTTTGTTGTGCTGACCGATTCGAACAATTAGGCGTTATTCTCAAGTTGGCCTCGTATATCTTCCTATAGAAATCTATTTTCACAATTAACTCTAGTTTTGTATGGAGTTACAGTTATCCGGGCAAGAAGAAGCCCAATGAGATCTTATGCtctagtttttttgttttttatttctttctcttgggtattttctctctctagcttgATCTAAGAAACTTTTTGGTTAAAGGGACTCAGAGGGTAGTCCTAAATTACTATGTGATGGTTGACCCTTTAGTGAGCCAGTAGAGAGTTCTAAGTTGTCGGATACCTTGGATAATTTTGATGTTGATTTGGTTTTGTAGGAGAACAATCTTTTGGACAAGAAAACATTGAGCAAGGTTCTGCGTACACCGGTTCGTAGTCGCAGTGCGGGTAGGTGATCAGTCTGAGTGTCAGCAAAAAATAAGAATTCTTGTATACCAACCTGcatgatatagatatttttgtacctatatatgtatgatatgctaaTGATCCAGATAATTAAGaagcaagaatagttttatgatgattttggtattaaatcatattttgatCATATATGCTTATGATTGATGGTGTGATGGATGCATATATGAGCATAACTTATACTTGCATAATCAGGACTAATGGATGTggtgctttggactaaccatgttagtCTAAAgccgaaaataaaagaaaatgatgtgtggatgtgaacttgattaaatgaacaagaacttcaggcttatctcgttattattgattACCCTGTCACATGCCGAAAATGAGATACTATTGATTGCATTGTCATAGGCTGAAAATATGGTACTATTGATTGCTCTATCACACGCCGAATATGTGATATTATTGATTATCCCATTATaggctagaaatgtgatactatcgattgcccaaTCATAGGCTAAAatatgatactatcgattgtccCATCACAagttgaaaatgtgatactattgattgccccgtcacaggctagaaatgtgaccGAAATTTGGCCTAAGtcgaaaagataattgatcTGGATCGAGTTAAAAGGAATGGAATGAAAAGTATTGAAAATATTATtgaagatttatgagatatCGTATGATATATCATTCTTGAATAGCTGGATTTCTATTGATAtttaattcatatttatattgGAATATTCAAGCATTATTGATAGTCAGTTTGTGATTTTATGATGTGTGCAACGATTTCTTATGATTTTCaacttatattattattgtattgGTATGGCTATGTGGGGATTCTTGCTCGATTGTAAGCTCACAACTTTTTTCTCCTTTGTCTTTTCAAGTTGCAGGTTGCATAGTATATGGCTATGGTTGAGATCACAGGTAGAAGAGATGATTAGATAAAGCATCATTGACACTAGTTGGATGATCAAATTTAGTAATTAGAACGACTTTGTTGTTTGGTATGAATTAAAATCATTGTTGATTATGGATATTGAGATTGCATTAAATTTTTAGACCTAGCATATTCTCTAGGGCGAGAGTGTGCGGTCGTGTTGCATGTCTGAATCCGAGTGTtgagttcggggcgtgacaagagTAAGGTTGGCATTGGGAGAGACGAGATGGAGGGAAAGAAGGTAGGGAGGGAGCGGCGGTCAGGGTGGAGACAATGGTGAGAGGTTGAGGACAatgatctctccctccctccctttctaCCCTCACCCCACTCTCACTACGCCCAACGCCTATCGtttcccctctcctcctccacccttCTCTCCCTTGCCCCCACTCCCCTCGTCATCATCCAAACAATTGCAATGGAACCCTGCAACTCATCCACCTACAGCTCAAGTTCCTTGCTACAATTGGAGGTTGAGTTATAGGGCTCCAAACAACCTCTAAATGAAGTTGGGCGTGAGCCTTCCTACGTGTGAACTCTTGCAAGCTGCAAACAAACTAGGAACCAAGAAAAATTCTACGCCTGGTATACCAACTCAGCCGTACATCGGGCCAATTATTTTCCTCCATATgtgtccctccctccctcccaccaacatagaagagaagaacaaggaattaaaaccaaaagaaaacgcaagctttgaaaaaaaaacggCAGCCTCTAATCTTCGCCGTTGTCCTTTCCCTCCTCCTACTCTCTCCTCCTCCCATacgtacatacatgcatgcatgcatgcatgcatgcataactGAACATGCATATTGTTGGTTTTTGACAGAGAGAGATTAGAAGCAAATCAACACGATAGGTGGGAAATCTAGGTTCTTCTTCACAGGGGACGTTGCAAATAACCCTCTAACCCCCAAGTCGTTCCACATGTCTGAGGAAAACATAGCCATGAGTGACACCAACATGCAAATAAAATAGTAGGGTAAATTTCTAGGTTGTCTTAATAATTGTTATAGCTAGCCTTACAGGTTCCCTAGGAGGGGTGAGGGATTCACTGTAGCCTAACAAACAAACTAGTTTCTGTGACAGTAAGTGATGTGAAGGAAGAGAAATTAGTGGCGTTTCGTAGGCTTATCAGTATTGTCTAATTGTTGGTGGGTTTGGTGGAGGTCTCCAGACATGGTTGGTCGATAGAAATTGGAAACTAAGCCATGGGGTATCTATTTCGCATCCACTTTATTCATCACCTTTGTGACTCTTATAGACATGCGAATGCTGATTATATCCTTGGATATTTATCTGATATCTAATGTCCAAGAAGGCCTAGATATCATCTTTTTTAGGCCTGTACCTCAGCAATAATAAAAGAATTATATATATTACAACATTAGAATTcctttattattataaaaatatatatattagtaattaattatttgttagattaaagataatatattattatatatcatattaatattattttatattatttaagaaaaatattattttgatataatttttttaaaccatTTCTTAACCAACTTGGAGTTCAAAGTTCATTGTACGGGGCTAGAACTTATGTATGTCACGCATGCATAGCTCAACAAGTTATAGTATTTTCTGCATGCATGGAAGATACAATATCAGCATTACTCATTTGTGGATTTCACTGCATCACTAAATAATTTTTTGTTACTGATTGAGTTGTAGGAACTGAATGCTTCTCAGTtctccttgtttttttttttattattattggaaACGGAGGAAGCTAAGTAGCTTCCCCCAATTTATTGATGAAAGGAGGAACATACAAAGAGATATCCCAAGTAAGATTCAAGTTTATAGTTACAGACAGAGTGAAAGATTACAGGGTCCTGTACTGACTCAAAGAAGACAGATTGTGCCATAGGGTGCTGTGGCGGCTTTCCACAAATTCCCGAACACAAGTGTCTCAGCTATTGAACGAGTGCAGGTACTGCCGCCTTCTACAGCACGGAGAGATGGAAGTTGTTCTTTCCTAGAAATAGCTCTCGTGGATTCCTTCTTTCCAAATTTCCCAGCACAAAGGTGGCCAAAAGCTGACCCCCAGCTCTTGAGGCAAGATATGCTTATATATTCATATTCCTCCAGTCAGTCCATAGATCATGCAATCTAGTAGCGCTACCTGATCTCCATTCTATTGGATCTTTAGAGTTCTCCTTGTTTTCTACTCTCTCTCCAAACTTGACTCTATATAATTtatttcaattcaataaaaCTTTGCATGGCTAGGCCTCCCTTCATcttaaaaaacagaaaaaatgttTATCAACTACAATGAGGATTTTTTTACCATGAATAATCtcataaatatcgaattttgcaggAATATTCTTTCCAAatttatatttgtatgtatacactcgtaaaacacttattttgatgttttactcttttttatttttatttttgcatacgtACCTACGTatctaacaccgttaaaaaagtaatggtttcaaattaaaatgactaaaatactcttaatTGGCATATGtgtaaaaagaaacatttataaggcgatcgcgatggaaagaaaaaaaaagtaatttcaaattttaattttatttttattaaaataaatataggttttttaacggtgttagaagaaccgttatattaggggtaAATGTACAAaaacagtgttttatgagggtacagaaataatataaattttaaagaatattcatgcagatttgaatttttagaaggttatttattaaaaaaaaatccaatgatGATGGCAACAAATTATATGGCAACTATCGTAAACGTTACCATATGTTTTACTGACATTATACCTCTCTCATTCTTATGTAAATTTAGGACCACTGGAAGGCGTACCTCCGGCATCTAAGGGTAGGGTGTACCGAACAGACAACATAATAGACAAGATTTTATTAACTTTAGAGATGGATTACAAGCTATCCAGAAAGCACAGATTTCCAATGATAAAGGCCCCATGAGCACCCATTTGGTTCACTGTAAGCCACAGCGTTGGCCTCTGAATAGGCTTTCGAGGATAGAGGAAGGGACTCGTAGCTCCGGGGCCGCGTGAGGATGTTGGGAGTTGACATCGCATGGCGCAGGAATAGGACTTGCCAGCTTGGTGTATGGTGTGGGGGAGGGGTTGGAGGTCCCATGGGAGGTCCGCTCCACCGTAACTTTTCTCTCGTAGGGCTCACCATCAAACCTTTACATGGACTATAGGGCTAGATTGGACCCTCTTAGTCAATTTCAAGGCCCTCTTGCATCACTACACtacagaaaaacaaagaaatgtcaAAATTTCCGGACACTTCTAAATAACATCGGTAGAGATGAAAGTAAAATGGCGCTAATTAGCGTCGTCGAAAGCAAATAGTAAGACGATACTTAAGACGCAGTCAAATGCAAGGACTGATGGGTAGAAAAGGGAGCAACAatgcttaaaagcatcgtcggATTCTACACACtaacccccccctccccccccccccccccgccccccaCACACACTAACTTTCACTGAGACACCACTTAAATATTAGGAAGCCTAGGACCTAAAACGATCCTTATAAGCGTCGCCGGAAGCCTAGGACCTAAGACGATACTTATATGCATCATGTCCCCCTTTAAAATCTAATCCCAACCCACCATCCCTTATTTTCCATCAGCCCCAGcccctttttcctcctcttcaatgCCAATTCGAAGCCTCCCTCCCTTCTTGTATGAAATCCGAGGAGGGGGCTTTCGATTCTAAAGGCAAACGGATTGTTTTCTAGGGTTTCATTGCTCATGCTGTAAAGAATCAGAAGGAGCAAGTCTCATAGCCAAGGGAACATGAAGGAGAGTAGCATTGCTAAAGAGAGGGTGGATCTGGGATCCGAAGAGGCCATGACGAGAGATAGTGATGCGCTGCTTGGTGGTTAGCAGGTTAGACTCTAACCTCTCTGAGGATGCCGACTCTTCCAGCGATTCCTGTGACTATGCCCATGCTCGGCCTTTGTGTCATCTCAGGAGATCCGGGTGCTGCCTCTGCTTCCATCCTCTAGGGATATTGTTGTTCTTGAGGAATCGATTAGTTATTTATTCTTTATGTACAATTTATTAAGATCGTTCAGTGTCCAATTGTTTTTGAGTCCCTTTGGATTTGATGATTTTGTGGGGTTGCTCAACTGCAATGTCCAGAATTTATTAATGGATGTCATCCATGTCTCCCTCATGTGGGCTCTAAGGCGATATCTTCAAATGCTTTCGTCCGGGG
Proteins encoded in this window:
- the LOC103708279 gene encoding indole-3-acetic acid-induced protein ARG7, yielding MGSGAGTGKCSTIRHIVRLRQMLRRWRMRASSASSARAAPADVPAGHVAVCVGSSSRRFVVRTAHLNHPIFRQLLRQAEEEYGFSSLPGPLTLPCDESLFEHILRHLSSASSSRFLSLEDFQKSPPASSSCLCCCCCCCHAGHRSGGGWHVAESLPLLRAEKPVW